One segment of Coffea arabica cultivar ET-39 chromosome 7c, Coffea Arabica ET-39 HiFi, whole genome shotgun sequence DNA contains the following:
- the LOC140010603 gene encoding rust resistance kinase Lr10-like has translation MPIRYSYREIRTMTNNFKEKLGEGGYGLVYKGKLRSGGAVAVKMLNKSKANGQEFINEVATIRIIHHVNVVRLVGFCVTASKHALVYDYMPNGSLDKLTFSNCRNGSPLSWRQVCEIAKGVARGIEYLHQGCDMQILHFDIKPHNVFDENFVPKVSDFGLAKLYPMQKSIATLTAARGTLGYMAPELFYKKIGRVSHKTDVYSYGMLLMEMAGRRRNVDADAEHSSQIYFPSWIYDKFDQGKEMEIGDQATEEEKTITRKLILIALWCIQMTPENRPSIREVLEMLEGHSSGLKLPPKPSFYPPDSPISMQRSSNSSSSDESTAPQCSSIALEIEQMDD, from the coding sequence ATGCCCATTAGGTACTCATACAGAGAAATAAGGACAATGACCAACAATTTTAAGGAGAAACTAGGTGAAGGAGGCTATGGTTTGGTTTACAAAGGAAAACTGCGCAGTGGAGGTGCAGTTGCTGTCAAGATGCTGAACAAATCAAAAGCTAATGGACAAGAGTTCATCAATGAAGTTGCAACTATTAGAATAATACACCATGTGAACGTGGTTCGGTTAGTGGGATTTTGTGTTACTGCCTCAAAACATGCTCTAGTGTATGATTACATGCCAAATGGCTCTCTGGATAAGTTAACTTTCTCAAACTGTCGAAATGGTTCTCCATTGAGCTGGAGACAAGTTTGTGAGATTGCAAAGGGGGTGGCTCGTGGCATTGAATACTTGCATCAGGGGTGTGATATGCAAATTCTGCATTTTGATATTAAACCGCATAATGTCTTTGATGagaattttgttccaaaagtttcGGACTTTGGACTTGCGAAACTTTACCCAATGCAAAAGAGTATTGCAACTCTTACTGCTGCGAGAGGAACTTTAGGTTACATGGCCCCGGAGTTGTTCTATAAAAAGATTGGAAGAGTCTCGCATAAGACAGACGTTTACAGCTATGGAATGTTACTAATGGAGATGGCAGGAAGGAGGAGAAATGTGGATGCTGATGCTGAGCATTCAAGTCAAATATACTTCCCTTCATGGATATATGACAAATTCGATCAGGGGAAGGAAATGGAAATCGGAGATCAAGCAACTGAAGAAGAAAAGACAATTACACGAAAATTGATTTTGATTGCCTTGTGGTGCATACAGATGACACCTGAGAATCGTCCTTCAATAAGAGAAGTCTTAGAAATGCTTGAAGGCCATTCTAGTGGCCTAAAGTTGCCTCCTAAACCATCGTTTTATCCTCCAGATTCACCCATATCCATGCAAAGAAGTAGCAATAGTAGTTCTTCTGACGAGTCAACGGCGCCCCAATGTAGCTCTATTGCTTTAGAAATAGAGCAGATGGATGACTAA